Proteins encoded by one window of Aphis gossypii isolate Hap1 chromosome X, ASM2018417v2, whole genome shotgun sequence:
- the LOC126552269 gene encoding uncharacterized protein LOC126552269: MDDTYLYVTAGYVDDCKITQMQYNSFTPYSNTSFSYNDQIRINIQNMESYSLPCESYIYIEGKLRKPYDAEGDVRFSNNGLAFLFSEMRYEINGIEIQKLKSPGVSSCLKAYCSYTPSDLNTLDNCAWDSGMDGEDNKNFMSNDVFTGCVPLRHLFGFCEDYKKILLNCNQQLILNRSSTDLDALRMTQTGTPENVEKNKKITIELIKVIWKMTCSMT, encoded by the coding sequence ATGGAtgacacatatttatatgtaacgGCCGGTTATGTCGACGATTGTAAAATAACGCAAATGCAATATAATTCGTTCACGCCGTATTCAAACACGTCTTTTTCATACAATGAtcaaattagaataaatattcaaaatatggaaTCTTACTCTCTACCGTGTgaaagttatatttacattgaagGAAAGCTAAGAAAACCTTACGACGCTGAAGGAGACGTACGTTTTTCGAATAATGGTTTGGCATTTTTATTCTCCGAAATGCGATATGAAATAAACGgaatagaaatacaaaaattgaaatcacCCGGAGTATCGTCTTGCCTGAAAGCATACTGTTCATATACACCAAGTGACTTGAATACGTTAGACAATTGTGCTTGGGACTCGGGCATGGACGgcgaagataataaaaattttatgagcaACGATGTATTTACCGGTTGTGTACCTCTAAGACATTTATTCGGATTTTgcgaagattataaaaaaatattactaaattgcAATCAACAACTGATTTTAAATCGCTCGTCTACCGATTTAGACGCATTACGTATGACGCAAACCGGAACCCCCGAaaacgttgaaaaaaataaaaaaattacgattgAATTGATTAAAGTGATATGGAAGATGACTTGTAGTATGACTTGA
- the LOC126552270 gene encoding protein NYNRIN-like produces MREAVRNYVRACDVCARVKPLNRKPEDRMCTRIPRQPWEVLSIDLMGPYPRTQRGKTTILVVTDCYSRWVEAYPLGKATTKAIVDTFERELFPRFGYPRALLSDNGPQFVSKAMERHSRSGEWKVGRLQYTTHVPTR; encoded by the coding sequence ATGCGTGAAGCAGTGCGTAACTACGTGCGGGCATGCGACGTCTGTGCACGGGTAAAACCACTGAATCGTAAACCTGAAGATCGGATGTGCACCAGGATCCCACGTCAACCTTGGGAGGTACTGAGCATCGATCTTATGGGTCCGTACCCGCGGACGCAGCGGGGTAAGACGACGATTTTGGTAGTAACAGACTGCTACAGTCGCTGGGTAGAGGCCTACCCTTTAGGAAAGGCGACGACCAAAGCGATTGTGGATACATTCGAACGGGAGTTGTTCCCACGGTTCGGATACCCGAGGGCATTATTGTCAGATAATGGCCCGCAGTTCGTGTCCAAGGCAATGGAGAGGCACTCAAGAAGTGGGGAGTGGAAGGTTGGACGACTCCAATATACCACCCACGTGCCAACCCGGTAG
- the LOC126552271 gene encoding uncharacterized protein LOC126552271, whose amino-acid sequence MQGQRRWKRMQRSRQPNGGRIPEDIHELAEALTRPENAAYSQTLQTPLSNFFQQELLVNGSSEGIIFENLDAIRIFREELATVTTVGIDGTFKTVPATPADLRSFLTFQVAFKSVSFPMVYVLLRSRTEETYVTVAVVIATTAAAFSRPR is encoded by the coding sequence ATGCAAGGACAGAGAAGATGGAAGAGGATGCAGAGGTCACGTCAACCAAACGGTGGACGCATTCCCGAAGACATCCATGAGCTTGCTGAAGCATTGACCCGACCAGAGAATGCTGCCTACAGTCAAACGCTTCAGACACCACTGTCAAATTTCTTCCAACAAGAACTTCTAGTCAATGGATCAAGCGaaggaattatttttgaaaacctgGATGCAATTAGGATATTTAGAGAAGAGTTGGCCACAGTTACAACAGTTGGAATTGACGGGACTTTCAAGACTGTTCCTGCAACTCCTGCAGACTTGAGAAGTTTTCTGACTTTTCAAGTGGCATTTAAGAGTGTATCGTTCCCAATGGTGTATGTTCTTCTTAGAAGTCGGACAGAAGAAACATACGTTACTGTCGCGGTCGTTATCGCAACAACCGCGGCTGCCTTTTCTCGTCCGCGATAA